Proteins encoded together in one Ochotona princeps isolate mOchPri1 chromosome 20, mOchPri1.hap1, whole genome shotgun sequence window:
- the PON2 gene encoding serum paraoxonase/arylesterase 2 → MGRLVAVGLVGIALALLGERFLALRNRLKASRKIESVDLPNCHLIKGIEAGSEDIDILPSGLAFLSVGLKCPGLHSFAPDKPGGILMMDLNENKPRALEVRISRGFDLASFNPHGISTFIDDDDAVYLFVVNHPEFKNTVEIFKFEEEENSLLHLKTIRHELLPSVNDVIAVGPAHFYATNDHYFSDPFLKYLETYLNLHWANVIYYSPDEVKVVAEGFDSANGISISPDKKYIYVADILAHEIHVLEKQANMNLTQLKVLQLDTLVDNLSVDPSSGDIWAGCHPNGQEVYVYDPNNPPSSEVLRIQNILSEKPTVTTVYANNGSVLQGSSVASVYDQKLLIGTLYHRALYCEL, encoded by the exons aaatCGACTTAAAGCCTCTAGAAAGATTGAATCTGTGGACCTTCCGAACTGCCACCTGATTAAAGGAATTG AAGCTGGCTCTGAAGATATCGACATTCTTCCCAGTGGCCTGGCCTTCCTCAGCGTG GGCCTGAAATGTCCTGGACTCCACAGCTTTGCACCAGATAAGCCTGGTGGAATACTAATGATGgatctaaatgaaaataaaccaagGGCACTGGAAGTAAGAATCAGCCGAGGTTTTGACTTGGCTTCATTCAATCCACATGGCATCAGCACTTTCATAGATGATG ATGATGCAGTTTATCTCTTTGTTGTAAACCACCCGGAATTCAAGAATACagtggaaatttttaaatttgaagaagaagaaaattctcTTTTGCACCTGAAAACAATCAGAcatgagcttcttccaag tGTGAATGACGTCATAGCCGTTGGGCCAGCACACTTCTATGCCACCAATGACCACTACTTCTCTGATCCTTTCTTAAAGTATTTGGAAACGTACTTGAACTTGCACTGGGCCAATGTGATTTACTACAGTCCAGATGAGGTTAAAGTGGTAGCGGAAGGATTTGATTCAGCAAATGGCATCAGTATTTCACCTGATAAAAA GTATATCTATGTCGCTGACATAttggctcatgaaattcatgtGTTGGAAAAACAAGCTAATATGAACTTAACTCAACTAAAG gtactCCAGTTGGATACCCTGGTGGATAATTTATCTGTGGATCCTTCCTCTGGGGACATCTGGGCAGGCTGCCACCCGAATGGCCAGGAGGTCTATGTGTACGACCCCAACAATCCTCCCTCTTCAGAG GTTCTTCGTATCCAGAATATTCTATCGGAGAAGCCTACAGTGACCACGGTTTACGCCAACAATGGATCTGTTCTGCAGGGGAGTTCTGTGGCCTCCGTCTATGACCAGAAGCTTCTCATAGGCACTTTATACCACAGGGCATTGTATTGTGAACTCTGA